The genomic window CATCTTGGAATTCTGAAGCGATGTCAGGTTCCCATCATTCTCACCCCTCATCCCGGAGAAATGGGGCGGTTATTGGGAATCACTTCAAGTGAGGTTGAAAAGGATCGCCTTGGGTCAGTTCGGAAACTGGCCCAAACGTGCGGGCAATGGGTGGTTCTAAAAGGGGCCAAAACACTGGTTGCAGATCCTCATGGGGAGACCTATTTAAATCCAACTGGAAATCCCGGGATGGCTACTGCGGGGATAGGTGATGCCCTCACAGGGGTGATTGCAGGGTTTTTAGCCCAGGGTCTTTCTCCATTGGATTCGGCCATTGCGGGGACATTTATCCATGGTTTAGCGGGGGATTTTGCATTGAAGGAAAAAGGGACCCGGGGGTTGATTACGCGAGATTTAATTGAACAGTTGCCGGCGGCCCTCAGAGATTTGGAATAGTTCTGGGGCATGATTTTTTAAATGCCGGAGGCCCGCGGTTTTTATTTCTGATTCACGTTTTTAAAGTTCCAAGGAAGGAACCCAAGAAGCCCATGCCTGATGAAACCCCGATTGCCAGTTTCACCACCACCAGTCAAAAAGAAACTCAACGGTTGGGCTACCTGTTGGGCGAACTTTTGGAGGGAGGGGAGGTCATTGGTCTGATTGGAGATCTTGGGGCTGGAAAAACCTGTTTTGTAAAAGGTTTGGCCATGGGGTTGGATATTTCTCAGGAAGAAATCACCAGTCCCACCTTTACTCTCATTCATGAACATACGGGGCGCCAAAACCTGGCCCATGTGGATCTTTTCCGTCTTGAGAAGATAGAAGCCATCGAGGCCTTGGGATTGGTGGACTATTTCGTGGAGGACTGGGTGACGGTCATTGAATGGGGTGAGCGTGCCCTTCCCTTCCTCCCTTCGGAGAAAATGCTGATACGGTTTCTAATTCCCTCCAGTGAAGAACGAACACTTCGGGTTGAACCAATGGGGGAGACCTATTTGCGTTTAACGGGCCGTTGGGTGGGGAAGGATCAAGAAACACTGAAGAAGGAGTCCGATGCCTGACCCACCTTCCCTCCAAGAAACCTTTCGACAATTGGTCATGGATGCTCAGGAGTTTCTGCATTATCAAAGAGACCTTGGGATTGAAGAAGTCATATTTGAAAATGATGAACATCCCCTCAACCCCGAAGACCCTTTAAAGGCCATTCGTGAAGAGTTGGGGGATTGTACCCGGTGCAAACTTCATTCAACCCGAACCCAGATCGTGTTTGGCGTTGGAAATCCGGATGCACAACTGATGTTTGTGGGAGAAGGGCCTGGGTATGAAGAAGATGTCCAAGGGGAGCCCTTTGTGGGAAAAGCAGGACAGCTCCTCACACGCATCATCGGGGCCATGGGACTCAAGCGGAGTGACGTGTATATCGCCAACATTGTCAAATGCCGGCCTCCCAATAACCGTAATCCCGAACCGGATGAAATCTCCAGCTGTGAACCTTTCCTCCACAAACAGGTTGTGGCTATTCAGCCACAAGTGGTATGTGCGTTGGGAACTTTTGCGGCCCAAACCCTATTAAAAACTAATTTAAAAATTTCACAGCTCAGAGGAAAATTTCACCTCTATGAAGGAATAAAAGTGATGGCGACTTTTCATCCCGCTTATCTTCTTCGCAATCCAAATGAAAAACGAAAGGTATGGGATGATATGCAGCAGATCATGAAAGAATTGGGGTTGTCTGTTCAGCCCGGAAACGCAGGTTAAAAAGGGGATCGTGAAAAAGCTTTGGGCGCCATGGCGAATGGCCTATATTCAGCAGAGCAAACCCAAGGGGTGCATTTTTTGCACTAAACCAAAGGCAAACCAGGACCCGAAAACTTTTATTCTTTTCCGATCCACTTACTCCTATGTCATGATGAATGTCTATCCCTACAACAATTCCCACCTGCTGGTTTCCCCCTACCGGCATGTTGACCGGCTTGAAAAATTAAAAGACCCAGAACTGTTGGATTTAGTGCAGACCACCAACCGATCCACTCAGGCGCTTCGAAAGGCCATTTCCCCGGAGGGGTTTAATATCGGAGTTAACGTGGGGAAGGTGGCGGGAGCGGGGATCAAATCTCATGTCCATGTTCATATTGTTCCGAGGTGGAACGGGGATACCAACTTTATGCCAGTTTTGGCTGAATCAAGGGTCATTCCTCAGCATCTTACGGCCACCTTTAAAACATTACTTCCTTTTTTTAAAAAAAATGGGAAGAAAAGGAAATGATGGTTCGTTTTGTTTTCGTTTTAATTTTCGTTATTGTCATATTTACGTTTGCGATCAAAAATCTGGAGAAAACGATCACCTTCCACTATTTCTTTGGTTACGAAAGTTCCCCTTTTCCTGTTTATTTGGTCATTCTTGGGGTATTTTTCTTTGGGATGATGATGACCGTTATTTTACTGTTGCCCGAATGGGTCAAAAATCGCATCCGGATCCGACGCCATGAACGGACACTTCAACGGTTGGAAACGGAGCTCAACCAGCGTCATTCCATCTCTAAATCTGAGAAGAAGGGAGAATCCTTTTTTGATGAAGAGACCCAAGAATTTTAGAGATGGGGAGGCCCTCTAGGACTGCCCTCCTAAAGGAAATTGTATGGCCGACACTACACCTTTGATGCGTCAATACCAGGAAATTAAAGACCGTTATCAACAGGCGATTCTCTTTTTTCGTTTGGGAGATTTCTATGAAATGTTTTCTGATGATGCCGTCCTTGCCTCAAAAATATTGGGAATTACCCTAACCTCTCGAGATAAAAATAAGGAGAACCAAATCCCCATGTGCGGGGTTCCGTACCATTCCGCCAACGGTTATGTGGCCAAACTCATTCGCGCCGGGCAAAACGTGGCCATCTGTGAACAAATGGAGGATACTCAAACCGGCAGGGGGATTGTCCGGCGGGAAGTGGTTCGGGTGGTGACCCCGGGAACCCTCTTGGAAGATGATCTCCTTAATCAAGGAGAAAATAATTTCCTTGCTGCGATTGCGGTTGGTCCCCAAGCTTATGGCCTATCTTTTCTGGATCTTTCAACGGGATATTTTCGGTTAACCCAATTTGAGGGACCCAAAGCCCGGTTCGGTTTGGAAAATGAATTGGGACGATTGGCCCCTTCCGAAGTGTTAATATCGGAAACGGCACCCCCTGATCTTAAATCCCTGATCCAGAATTTTTCATCCGGTGTTCGTGTCAATCTAAGAAAAGAAATTTATTTCGGGTCGGATCAATCCCATCGGCGCCTCTTGGAGCATTTTAAGGTTCATTCCTTGGATGGTTTTGGATGCCAGGGGTTTTCATTTGGAATTTCAGCCGCCGGGTCCCTGTTGCAGTATCTTCAAGAGATTTGTCTTCCCTCCTTGAATCATATACACGGCCTTAGTGTGTACCGCCCCGATTCTCATATGATCTTGGATTCTCTCACCCAGCGCAATTTGGAATTGGTTCGGAGTTTAATGGAGGGAAAAAAAGAAAATGCTCTTCTGAGTGTTTTGGATTTTAGCCTTACCGCCATGGGAGCCAGGGCTTTGAGGGACTGGGTTCTTCATCCTTTGGTGGATATTGAAGAGGTTGAAAAGCGCCAGGGGGCGGTGGAAGAATTTGTAAACGAAATGCCTCTTCGTCATGAGGTGCGAAAGGCTCTCGCTGAGATTTCCGATATGGAACGGTTGATCAGCCGGATCAGTTTGGAATTGGGAAATGCACGTGACCTGGTGGCATTGAAAACGTCTTTAAAGAAACTTCCTGACCTGTATCAAACCCTTCAAGACGCCAAAGCCCCCCTGCTTCGGTCCTTTTTAAAACATTGGGACAGTTTGGAGGCTGTTGCCCTCTGCATTGACAAAGCGATTCAAGAGTCCCCCCCTGTATCCGTCAAAGATGGGGGATTGATTCGGGATGGTTTTCATGAAGGTTTGGATGAATTGCGAACGGTTGCCCGAGAAGGGAAAAATTGGATTGCTCAAATGGAGCGGGAGGAGCGAAAAAGGAGCGGAATTGAATCGTTAAAGGTCCGTTACAATCAGGTTTTTGGGTATTATATCGAAGTGACCAAATCCCATCTTTCTAAAGTGCCCCCCGATTTTATTCGAAAACAGACCCTGGTCAATGCGGAACGATTTTTTACTCCGAAGCTGAAGGAACTTGAGGGAAAGGTTTTGGGTGCAGAGGAGAAGATTCAGGCTTTGGAATTGGACCTCTTTCAGGATATTCGTCGGAAGGTGGTACAAGAAACCTCACGGGTTCAGGCCATGGCCCAGGTGGTGGCCCAAATTGATGTATTGTCTTCTTTGGGGGAAGCGGCCAATCGAAATCACTATGTTAAACCGGTGGTGACCCTGGAAAGGGTCATCGATATAGCCGATGGGCGGCACCCGGTACTTGAGCAATTTATTTCGGACCGGGGTTTTGTTCCCAATGATACCTATTTGGATGGAGAAGGGCATCGCTTGTTGATTATTACGGGGCCCAACATGGCGGGGAAATCCACCTATATGAGGCAGGTTGCGCTGATAGCAATCATGGCCCAGATGGGGAGCTTTGTTCCCGCTAAATCCGCAACCATCGGAATGGTTGACCGGATTTTCACACGGGTGGGTGCCTCGGATAATTTGGTGGCAGGGCAAAGTACTTTTATGTTAGAAATGAACGAAACAGCCAATATTTTGCACAATGCCACCCCGCGAAGCTTGATTCTTCTGGATGAGGTGGGCCGGGGAACCAGCACATTTGATGGGTTGAGTATTGCTTGGGCGGTGGCAGAGCATATTTTAAAGGCCCCGAATTTGGGCGCCCGGACGTTATTTGCAACACACTACCATGAATTGATGGACCTGGCAGTCACCCATTCGGGTGTCCAAAATTACAACAGCTTGGTTCGAGAATGGAACGAGGAGATCATTTTTCTTCGGAAAATCAAAGCCGGGGGATCGGATAAAAGTTACGGCATTCAGGTGGCCCGCTTGGCAGGTCTTCCTCAAGGGGTCATACAGCGGGCCAAAGAAATTTTGGAAAACCTGGAAAAAGGAGAAATTCAATTTCAGGGTAGACTCCATCACCAACAAAAAAACGAGGAAACACTTGTTCCCCAAAAAGACCTTTTTAACGAAGACATGGATACCACCTTTGAAAGAGAATCGTTTTCCCGTTTGATGGAGGCGTTTCAACAAATAGACGTTTTAAAAATGACACCCCTTCAAGCCTTAAATAAATTAGATGAACTTAAAAAAATGGTTCAGACAACGGTACCTTCTGAGCAAAAGGAGGTGAAATGATTCAGGTGGCCATTGTTGGGGGAGGAAAGGGAGGGACGGCCCTTCTCAATGTACTGCACGGGAACCCCCATGTGACAATAACAGGCGTAGCCGATCAAAACCGAAAAGCCCCAGGGATTCAAATTGCAAAGGAGTTCGGGATCTATACCACCACCCGTTTTGAACAGCTTTTTAACCATCAAAAACCGCATCTGGTCATTGATGTAACTGGGGATAATTCCATGCGGTTGGCTTTAAAACGCTATGCCAATTCGGGGGTGGAGGTCATCGGGGGGCTCAGTGCGCAGTTGATGTGGAAGATCATTGATGATCGGATCCGGGAAAAAGAAGAGGCGGAGCGGTTGCTGGCCGAATATCAATCTCTCTACAGTTTGGGAGTCAAACTGACCGCCAGTGAAAATATCGGGAAATTATATACGACCATAGTGGATTATGCATTGCGGCTTATCGGATGTCCTGCGGGAAATCTAGCCCTTTTTGATGAGAAAAGCGGGGAGATGTATTTCGCCGCGGCAAGGGGATTTAGCAAAGCTTTTTCAAGGAAACAAAAATGGGAGGTCCGAAAAGGAGGGCTTACCAGCACCATTCTGAACCAAAAAACCCCTCTGGCCATCTCAGATATTCAAAAGTTTCCAAATTTTGATAACCCAATGATGGTCAATGAAAAAATTCGATCATTAATTGCGGTGACCCTGGCCGCCGAGGGAAAAATTATCGGCATCCTCTATGTGAACGATTTTAAGGTCCGGGATTTTTCCACCCGGGAGGTCTTCCTTTTGGGGCTGTTGTCTACCATTGCCGCCATGACCATTGAAAAAACCCGAAACCTTGAAAATGCCCGGCATCTGGCGATCACAGATGAATTGACCGAGCTTTACAATCACCGGCATTTTTTGCAGCAGCTTCACTTGGAAATTAACCGTGCCAAGCGGTATAACCGGAAATTAACTCTTCTCATGATCGATATTGATCATTTTAAAACCTATAACGACCATTTCGGGCATTTAAAGGGAAATGAGGTTCTGAAAAAGGTAGGCTCTTTCCTTCGGATGATCAGCCGGGAGGTGGATATTCCTGCGCGGTATGGAGGAGAGGAGTTTGCGATCATTATGCCGGAAACCCAAAAACTCAAGGCCCGGTTCCTTGCCGAGCGTCTTCGCCGGACCATGGAAAATCATGTTTTTGAGGGTGAAAAGATTTTGCCAGGGGGACAACTGACCATCAGTTTAGGTCTGGCCACTTTTCCTTCCAATGCCGATAATCCCACCGATCTGATTGAAAAGGCCGATCGGGCCCTTTATCTTTCTAAAGAAAGAGGAAGAAACCGTGTGAGCGTTTCCCGGGACCGCGTCGCCACCGCCTAGTGTCGTGTCTTAGAAATACGAGAAAAAATTAAGGCCGTCATTCCCGCGAAACTTGTCCCCGTATGGTTTAAGCGGGGAGCGGAAATCCAGAAGGTCTTCGTCATTCCCAAATGATTTTGTGGCGCCCGCTTTCTAAAGGTAAGAACTTGGATTTTTTTGCTTTTTCCTCCCCTTTATAAGGGGAGGCCAGGTGGGGTAGAAGATATTTAAGCCGTTATTCCCGCAGAAGCGGGAATCCAGAAAAAGGTTTTCGGCCTTAAAAAGAAACGCTTTTCCCTACGGCGTTTCCGTAAATTGGGTCCGCCGGGGTTTTCCATCCCCGCCATAAACCATAAAAACTTTTTTCCCCTGCCGAATGTGATAGGTGCTCCAGGCCGGAGAATGTCCATCGTACTGGGCATCGGGGTCTTCTCCGTGAGCCTTGAAAAAATCCGGGTAGGTGATACCGACCTCGATCACATCGGCTAACAGGCAATCGGTGCAAAAGCCCGATCCCTTTAAAACGATTTTGCTCAAAAATTGCTGAATCTGCTCGGAATTATTTAATTGAATCGGTTCCATTTTTTTCTTTAGACTTTTTCCCCTGTGATGTAATCAAAATGATCGATAAATTTGAGGGTCGACTGATCCTTATAGGTTTCTTCCATCTCTTTCAATCCTTCCTGAATTTCCTCTTCCTCGAAGCTTGTGAGCACGGACATATAGCACCCCTCGACCATTTTGAAATATTTCTCCTTGGGGATGGAATGGGGAAAATCCAGAATATCCCGTTCCACTTGAAACCCGCCTTCTTTCATGCCTCTTTCGAGATCATCGGGGTCCGCATGCCAATTCTCGCATCGGGCCAAGGCTGTTTGAAAGAGGGGGTATTGCACTTTCGGGGGGACGTGGACCAATAATAAGATTCCGTTTGGGTTCAACCGCTGGTATAGATTTAAGAAAAACTCTTTTTTTTCTGTGACGTGGTGAATGGTCTCTTTGATTAAAATTTTATCATAGCTTCCGGGTTGCCTTGAAAATGAAAGGGCATCCATACAAATGCGTGTGATCGGGGCTTCTTTGGAAATCCCGTCCAGCATTCCTTGAAAAGGATCCACGCCGATAATCGGTTTTTTAAGTGAAACCTGTTTGAGAATATCCAAAGAATACATGCCCGTCCCGCAACCGATATCGGCCATCTGATCGTCCTCCTGAAGCTGGAGTTTCTCGATCATTTTTTTAGTCAGGGAGCGGACGAAATCCGGGGAGTAGTAAAGAAAATCATCGTAGTTTTTGGCTAAACGGGTGTAATGGGTGTGAATGACATTTTTCATTGGAAAATTCCTTTCAAATAATTTTTCTCCAAAATGCTAGAGCCTGTTGGATTATATGGATTTTTGTGACAGGAATAATAGATTGTCGTCTGATTTAAACCTCAATATCCTACCTTCTATCACGGTTCGGATCAAGGGGGTAAATTCAAAAAGTTCAAACCCCATGTACCATAAAAAAAATAGTGTTTTCTGGATTCCTGCTTGCGCAAGAATGACGAAAATTCTTTCTCCTTTTAATGTTCTAAAATATTTTTTAAGAATTCACGGGTCCGTTCTTTTTTGGGATTCGAAAAAACCGTTTCCGGTTTTCCCTCTTCGATGATTCTTCCTTCATCCATGAAAATTACGCGATCGGCAATGTCTTGAGCAAATTTCATCTCATGGGTGACAATCAACATGGTCATCTCTCTTTCATGGGCCAGTCGTCTCAGCACGTTTAAGACCTCCCCCACCAATTCGGGGTCCAACGCGGAGGTCACCTCATCAAAAAGCATGATTTTGGGTCGCATGGCCAGGGCACGGGCGATGGCGACCCGTTGCTTTTGGCCACCGGAAAGCTGGTCGGGATAGGCCGTTATTTTATCGCTTAGTCCTACCCAATCCAAAAGTTTTAAAGCCCTCTCTTCCGCTTGCTCTGAGGAGAGGTGAAGGACATGAGTGGGGGCTTCGGTAATGTTCTTAAGGACGGTCATATGAGGGAAAAGATTAAATTGTTGGAAGACCATTCCCATTTTGCCTCGAATTTTCCTTAATTGGGCGGGGGTGACAGGGTCCTCTTTTCCATTTTGAGTCATGGTCCAGAGGGATTCTCCCTCGATTTCAATGGTTCCGGTGTCAATTTTTTCAATGGCCATTAAAGTCCGAAGAATCGTAGATTTTCCGGAACCGCTGGGTCCGATCAATGCAACCTTTTGGAAGGCTTCAACCTCCAAATCAAGATTCCTGAGCACTTTCAGTCCACCAAAAGATTTGCATACATTTCGCATCCGGATGACGGGTTGTGATTGGGTTTTAGATTTGTCCGGCTGTTCCAAATCGAAGCTCCAGTTTTTGAATCAATTGTGAAGATACCAGACTGATCCCCAAAAATAAAAGTCCGACCAGAGTCAGGGGCTCTAAGTAGCGGAAGGTCTCCGCGCCAATTAGTTTGGCGGTTTGCAATAGTTCCAACACCGTAATCGCCGCAAGAAGCGGGGTGTCCTTAAACATGGCCACGAGGTAGTTTCCCAAGGCTGGGATGACCGGAGAAATGGCTTGTGGGAGAATGATATCTTTCCACATTCGGAAAGGGGTTAAGTTCAAAGATATAGCGGCTTCCCATTGGCCCTTGGGAACGGCGTTAATGCCTGCGCGATACACCTCTGCGGTATAAGAACTGTAATGAAGTCCCAGGGCGATCACCCCCGTGAGGAACGGTGAGAGGGTGATTCCAAATTTAGGGGCCACGTAAAATAGAAAATAGATCTGGACCAGCAAGGGGGTGGAACGGATAAATTCCACCAACCCGCTGGTTGATGTTGAGATGAGCCGATTGGGTGACCTGCGGAGGACTGCCCAGAGGAGGCCCAGCAGAAGCGCAATGGTCATCCCCAGTAACGTAGCCTGAAGGGTTACCCAAAATGCCTTTCCAAAATCCGTCAGGATGTTCCACGCGAAAGCCCAATCAAAGCTCATCGGATTCCCCCATAGTCTCTTCCCACGGCGAGTTTTCGCTCTATTCCCCGGATGGTCCATGTGATGGTTAAGGCCAAAAGAAAATATAAAATCAGGATTAAGGAAAAAACTTCCCCGGAACGCAGTGTGGCGGATCTCAGGATTTGCCCCTGAAAGGTCAGGTCGCTCAATGTGATCATGGAGACCAATGCGGTGTTTTTCAAAAGTTCGATCAGGAGGTTACCAAAAGGCGGCAGCATGGCCAGAAGGGACTGGGGAAGGATCACCCGGAACATGGTTTGAAGAGGGGTGAAGTTCAAAGCGGTTGATGCTTCGTATTGTTCACGGGGTACAGCCTGAATAGCCCCCCGAACCACCTCTGCCCCGTAGGCCCCATGGTTGAGGCCGAGCACCAATATTCCAGCGGTCATCGCCTCCAGTTTGATTCCCAGCATGGGGAGTGCAAAAAAGACCCAAAACAGTTGAACCAATGCGGATGTCCCCCGAAACAGGTCCACATAGACGGAAGCTAAAAAACGGATGATTTTGTTTTTTGATACACGCGCCAAGCCGGAAACCAGTGCAGCGAAAATCGCTAATATCGATCCCCCCATGGCCAGTTGAAGGGTGACACTTAAACCGGTTAAAAGAGAGGGGAGTAGGTCAAAGGGTGGGACCATTGGTTATTCCAAAAAAGTTTTAAAAAGTTCCAATGACCTTCCGGCCATTGAAAAATCACTAAAAAAGATTTTGGATTCCTGGATTCCCGCCTCCGCGGGAATGACGAACTGAAGTCTTTCAGAGGAATTCAGAGGTCAAATGACGAAGCTTCTTAGGGTTTACATAAATCTTCAGCGGTTTGATCTCCCGGCAGATTTTCTTTGGTGAATCCAAAAGCCTCTACGAGTTTCAGATGCTCTTCGGAGCCGATAAATGCCTGGAGCTGTTCATTAAACGCGTTGACAAGCTCCGTATCCTCTTTATGAAAACCGAAAGCACCAAAACCGGTGACTGATTTTCCATCCATCACAGGATCTTTAAACGGCATGGCCCTTTCGAGATTCGAATCGCCAGCCTTTTGGAGAAGATCCTGTATGGTGAGGCTCGTTCCCGCATAGGCATCCACGCGTCCGGCTCGAATCCCTGCAACCGCACTTGGGGCATCGGGCAAAACAAAAATCCTTTCGTGGGGAACGTTGGTTGAAAGTGCATATTTCAGTTCAATGGCTCCCGCAACCACACCTAAACGAGCAAGAGGATTAGAAGCAACATCTTTATAACTATGAAGTTTGAGGGGATTTCCCGTTTTCACCATAAACGCTTCGCCGATTCCGTAAGTGGGGTTGGAAAAGGTGATTTCTCGGCACCGTTTCGGAGTAATATACATTCCCGCGGCAATGATATTAAAGCGCCTTGCGTTAAGGCCCGGAATAAGAGAGCCGAACTCAGTAAGGACACCTTCAATTTTTTCGATTCCCATATGCTCGAGAACCACCCGGGCAATTTCAGGGGCTTCTCCCGTGAGGCGTTCCTTCTGATTGTCGTAGAATGCGTAAGGTGCTTCGTTTGCGTATCCGAGATGGACAATGCCTTCTTTCCGTAATCGCTCTAGGGTGGATGGCATTCCTTCGATTTTCCGTTCACCCGGTGAAGAATCACAACCACCCAAAAAAATCGATGCAAGTATTACTCCCATGCAAAAAAGAAAAGTGAGATGATTGGTTTGGAATGGTTTCGTTCGGAAACCCGCTTTCATCCTGAATTTTCCGAAGATGGGTTCCCGAAATTTTCAAGGGGTGAAAATTCTCGGCTGGCAGTGAACTCGGGGCGGGGGGTTAATCCATAAAAGGGGTCATGAAGACAATTCTCGATGCTGTTATAGACAAAGAAGACATTACTTCGGGGCCAAGGGGAGATGTTGGAGTTGGAGCCATGCATCATGTTGCAGTCAAACAGAATAACAGAACCTGACGGTCCAGTGGGGGCAACGATGCCTCCCGCATCCACCACCGCTTTCAGGCTCTGTGGGTCGGGAACGCCGTAATCCTGTTTTCTCAAAGAGGATTGATAATGGTTCTCCGGTGTTTCTCCCACGCAGGAGATGTAATATTGATGGGACCCCGGGATGAGCATCAGGGGACCGTTGAAGGGGTTGTTTTCGGTTAACGTAATATTGCAACTTAAGGCACGCATCCTGGGCATACCATCTTCCACGTGCCAGGTTTCAAAATCGGAGTGCCAATAAAAATCTTTTCCCGTGAAACCGGGTTTATAATTGATTCTGGATTGATGAATGTAAACCTGGCTTCCTAGCAATTGCTTTACCGCCTTCAAAATTCGATCATCCCGGGATAAATTTTTTAAGAGGGTATTGGTTTTATGAATATAAAAAATGGACCTCACCTCTTCACTGTTGGGTTCCAGGATGGTTTCTTTTGCATTTTTGACATCTGGCATCTGGGAAAGCCGCTGTAATTCATTGAAAAAAGTTTCGACCTCTTTTTCTGAAAAAAGCTGGGGTATAAACAAATACCCATTCTGATCGAAAAAAGTGCATTGTTCTGATGTTAAAGGTCCTTCAAACCCATGGGTCGGGTATACCACCGGGTCTATCCGATTTAAAACTTGTGGTGTTTCAACCATGCGGGAAGGATAAGGATCTTTTTGAGGGGTTATGATGTTTGAGTTCATATTTTTTTCCTATTTTTGTTATGGGGCGGAAACCTTTTCCTCTTTTATCAAAGGATAAGTTCCTTCTTCATCATGGACTTCTCTTCCCGTTAAAGGAGGGGTAAAGACACACATCATCCGAAGGGAAGTTTTCGCTCTGAGGATATGCTTTTCATGTTCATCCAACACATATAGGGTTCCTGGAGAAATGACGTATTTGGGCCCTTTGGGAAGAACCTCCAATTCTC from Nitrospiria bacterium includes these protein-coding regions:
- the ehuC gene encoding ectoine/hydroxyectoine ABC transporter permease subunit EhuC; the encoded protein is MVPPFDLLPSLLTGLSVTLQLAMGGSILAIFAALVSGLARVSKNKIIRFLASVYVDLFRGTSALVQLFWVFFALPMLGIKLEAMTAGILVLGLNHGAYGAEVVRGAIQAVPREQYEASTALNFTPLQTMFRVILPQSLLAMLPPFGNLLIELLKNTALVSMITLSDLTFQGQILRSATLRSGEVFSLILILYFLLALTITWTIRGIERKLAVGRDYGGIR
- the ehuB gene encoding ectoine/hydroxyectoine ABC transporter substrate-binding protein EhuB codes for the protein MKAGFRTKPFQTNHLTFLFCMGVILASIFLGGCDSSPGERKIEGMPSTLERLRKEGIVHLGYANEAPYAFYDNQKERLTGEAPEIARVVLEHMGIEKIEGVLTEFGSLIPGLNARRFNIIAAGMYITPKRCREITFSNPTYGIGEAFMVKTGNPLKLHSYKDVASNPLARLGVVAGAIELKYALSTNVPHERIFVLPDAPSAVAGIRAGRVDAYAGTSLTIQDLLQKAGDSNLERAMPFKDPVMDGKSVTGFGAFGFHKEDTELVNAFNEQLQAFIGSEEHLKLVEAFGFTKENLPGDQTAEDLCKP
- the thpD gene encoding ectoine hydroxylase; amino-acid sequence: MNSNIITPQKDPYPSRMVETPQVLNRIDPVVYPTHGFEGPLTSEQCTFFDQNGYLFIPQLFSEKEVETFFNELQRLSQMPDVKNAKETILEPNSEEVRSIFYIHKTNTLLKNLSRDDRILKAVKQLLGSQVYIHQSRINYKPGFTGKDFYWHSDFETWHVEDGMPRMRALSCNITLTENNPFNGPLMLIPGSHQYYISCVGETPENHYQSSLRKQDYGVPDPQSLKAVVDAGGIVAPTGPSGSVILFDCNMMHGSNSNISPWPRSNVFFVYNSIENCLHDPFYGLTPRPEFTASREFSPLENFGNPSSENSG
- a CDS encoding ectoine synthase, with the translated sequence MIIRTLNEIEGTKREVTASTFTSRRFLLKKDNTGFSFHDTILYAGTETAIWYKHHLEAVYCIEGEGELEVLPKGPKYVISPGTLYVLDEHEKHILRAKTSLRMMCVFTPPLTGREVHDEEGTYPLIKEEKVSAP